One genomic region from Rosa rugosa chromosome 1, drRosRugo1.1, whole genome shotgun sequence encodes:
- the LOC133726395 gene encoding mini zinc finger protein 2-like codes for MRKRQVVVRREEPSSNTIRNVRYVECQKNHAAGVGGYAVDGCREFMASGEEGTAALTCAACGCHRNFHRREVETVCECSSPTSTEA; via the coding sequence ATGAGGAAGCGCCAGGTTGTCGTGAGGAGAGAAGAACCTTCATCTAACACCATTAGGAACGTGAGATACGTAGAGTGCCAGAAGAATCATGCCGCCGGAGTCGGAGGGTATGCTGTTGATGGGTGCAGGGAGTTCATGGCGAGTGGAGAGGAGGGCACAGCTGCACTCACCTGCGCCGCCTGTGGCTGCCACCGGAACTTCCACCGAAGAGAAGTTGAGACTGTGTGCGAGTGCTCTTCACCTACTTCAACCGAGGCTTGA